One genomic segment of Tursiops truncatus isolate mTurTru1 chromosome 11, mTurTru1.mat.Y, whole genome shotgun sequence includes these proteins:
- the GARIN6 gene encoding Golgi-associated RAB2 interactor protein 6 gives MNSQYTLPYYKAEGSLAMSKFNTSMGKLQRHLYKGEYPIFHYAPVFESDFIQVSRKGEVIDVHNWARMVTVGIVRTSPRLTLPDVMLLARPAGICDDYNRYGPATQERGKKPTQILELTRLLPLKFVKISIHNSKKQPLHLKLTTGRSFYLQLCPPSDTRDLFIQWENLIYILRPPVEAYSSTQVIPARDTLDITGFEEESKGPVQGLQVLLSSEGTSSPSIRAVGISPWCSMSMVIAGAETAGKHVAKQLKDLVSRPLISTLPSEGYMSEQDGEQRVSTHQD, from the exons ATGAACAGCCAATATACATTACCATACTACAAAGCCGAAGGCAGCCTTGCAATGAGCAAGTTTAATACCTCCATGGGGAAACTGCAGCGACACCTGTACAAGGGGGAGTACCCTATATTCCACTATGCACCAGTGTTTGAGAGTGACTTTATACAGGTCAGCAGAAAAGGAGAAGTGATTGATGTGCACAACTGGGCCCGAATGGTGACTGTCGGCATCGTTCGTACCAGCCCCCGCCTCACACTACCTGATGTCATGCTGCTGGCCCGACCAGCTGGTATCTGTGATGACTATAACAGATATGGCCCTGCCACCCAGGAAAGAGGTAAAAAGCCTACACAGATCTTAGAGCTAACCAGGCTGCTTCCCTTGAAGTTTGTAAAGATATCCATCCATAACAGTAAAAAACAACCGCTCCACCTGAAGCTTACCACTGGCCGCTCTTTCTACCTTCAGCTGTGTCCCCCTTCAGATACAAGAGATCTTTTCATTCAGTGGGAAAACCTCATTTACATCCTGAGACCACCAGTGGAGGCTTACAGCAGCACCCAGGTCATTCCAGCTAGGGACACTCTGGACATAACTGGGTTTGAGGAAGAGAGTAAGGGCCCAGTG CAAGGACTGCAAGTCCTCTTGTCCTCAGAGGGTACTTCTAGCCCATCAATAAGAGCTGTTGGCATCTCCCCATGGTGCAGCATGAGTATGGTGATTGCAGGAGCAGAGACTGCTGGCAAGCATGTTGCAAAACAGCTAAAAGACTTAGTATCCAGACCCCTCATCTCAACCTTACCGAGTGAAGGCTACATGAGTGAACAGGATGGTGAACAGAGGGTCTCCACCCATCAGGACTGA